One Nonomuraea angiospora DNA segment encodes these proteins:
- a CDS encoding zf-HC2 domain-containing protein, whose translation MTEVRHEDVAAYALGLLRGEEKAEFERHLRGCPSCAEEAGAFAEMGELIKTVHPDDLLPSPPDPEVESLLVRRAATERRRRGLYRTFMSAAACVLVAAGVFLAVSSVTGGPNPDSIHSPARALLMTGHTYSATDKSTGVSALVGLEDKGWGTHVALELKGVKGPLQCRLMAVGNDGRSEVVASWGVPDKGYGVPGAPDPLLLHGGTSLPESELNHFTVETFDGRTLATIQV comes from the coding sequence ATGACCGAGGTGCGTCACGAAGACGTGGCCGCGTACGCGCTCGGCCTGCTCCGCGGGGAGGAGAAGGCCGAGTTCGAGCGCCACCTGAGGGGCTGCCCGAGCTGCGCGGAGGAGGCCGGGGCGTTCGCCGAGATGGGGGAGCTGATCAAGACCGTCCACCCGGACGACCTCCTGCCCAGCCCGCCCGACCCCGAGGTCGAATCGCTCCTGGTGCGCCGCGCCGCCACCGAACGCCGCCGCCGGGGCCTCTACCGCACGTTCATGTCCGCCGCGGCCTGCGTGCTCGTCGCGGCCGGCGTCTTCCTCGCCGTCAGCTCGGTCACCGGCGGCCCGAACCCCGACAGCATCCACAGCCCGGCCCGCGCGCTCCTCATGACCGGCCACACCTACTCCGCCACCGACAAGAGCACCGGTGTGTCCGCTCTCGTCGGGCTGGAGGACAAGGGCTGGGGCACCCACGTCGCGCTGGAGCTCAAGGGCGTCAAGGGCCCGCTGCAGTGCCGCCTCATGGCGGTGGGCAACGACGGCCGCTCCGAGGTGGTGGCGAGCTGGGGCGTGCCGGACAAGGGGTACGGCGTGCCCGGGGCCCCCGACCCCCTGCTGCTGCACGGCGGCACCAGCCTCCCGGAGTCCGAGCTGAACCACTTCACGGTCGAGACCTTCGACGGCAGGACCCTGGCCACGATCCAGGTGTGA
- a CDS encoding sigma-70 family RNA polymerase sigma factor: MNHRVTDEAMVRALYREYGAPLMAFAVRLTGGDRRWAEDVVQETLVRAWRNLPDLRTDSGSLMPWLATVARRVVIDNRRRSGSRPLDTVEDVPERLNSVAAEDDQLLREIVVTDAMMSLSPAHRQVLTETFLLDRTVQEAAEIIGVPVGTVKSRVYYAMRALRVALEERGVTLP; the protein is encoded by the coding sequence GTGAATCACCGCGTGACCGACGAGGCCATGGTCCGAGCCCTGTACCGCGAATACGGCGCCCCCCTGATGGCCTTCGCCGTCCGGCTGACGGGTGGCGATCGGCGCTGGGCCGAGGACGTCGTGCAGGAGACCCTGGTACGCGCCTGGCGCAACCTCCCCGACCTGCGTACCGACTCCGGCTCCCTGATGCCCTGGCTGGCCACCGTCGCCCGCCGCGTGGTCATCGACAACCGGCGCCGCTCCGGCTCGCGCCCGCTCGACACCGTCGAGGACGTCCCGGAACGCCTCAACTCGGTGGCCGCGGAGGACGACCAGCTGTTACGCGAGATCGTCGTCACCGACGCGATGATGTCGCTCTCACCGGCCCATCGGCAGGTGCTCACGGAGACGTTCCTCCTGGACCGCACGGTCCAGGAGGCGGCGGAGATCATCGGGGTGCCCGTGGGCACCGTGAAGTCCCGCGTGTACTACGCCATGCGCGCGTTACGCGTGGCGCTGGAGGAAAGGGGGGTGACGCTGCCATGA